One Sylvia atricapilla isolate bSylAtr1 chromosome 21, bSylAtr1.pri, whole genome shotgun sequence genomic window, agcaggctgctcctgcagccaactgatttcaaaagcagcagcagcagcatctgtgtGATCAAAAAGTGACAGAGGCACTAGGCCTCAGAGCCAGGCAAACATCACAGCCTGCAGTGGGTGCAATTAGGAACCATCCCCCAGGGCACCAGGAGGTCCTGTTACTGCAAGGGTAGGACAAACACAACACAAAGTTCTTGAGGGAAGTAGAGAAACAGCTCCTTTCCCATggcctgtctgtgctgcttccctctccctggCCTGTCTCCCTCCgtccctgctgcctctgacaGCTACAGTCCTTTTCCACAGCCACCTTCAGTGACTGCACAATCCTCTAGCAATTCTTTCCCCACACCTACAGCACCCCAGAACTCAAGTCTGCACCAAGCTCTTTGTCTGTGACCCTGAGAACCTTATTTGCTGAAAAGTGGACCCCTAGCTGCTGCTTGGCACCCGAGGGGAGGTTTATGCTGAGGACTAAAGCCTGACAAACATCACTGAGCCAGCTTCCAGAAaccacagaggagctgcagcacagccctcacAGCTCACCTGTGAGAGGAGCATCCCTGAGTAAACCTCAGTGCACAGACATTTCATGCTGCCAAAGCACACAGGCACACCCCAGCTGCTGAAAAGGGCATTTCTGCTCCCTCATCCACCCCAATCAGAACACAGAGAACATACTTTCATGTGGGTGGATTTTCTGTTCTCAAATTCAGTTTGAGAATTACTGTGGCAGATCCTTCTGCCTCGGGCAAGAAACCAGGCTTTCTCCCTGCACTGAACATAACCTAACAGAGCTTCCCATGGTACCTCTGCCCCACATCTGCACAGCTTCTTCCATTCACCATTTCACAGCTTCCCTGAGGCACAAAAGGCTGTTTTATATGGAAAATCAATTCCCGGAAATCATTTGTTgtactttgttttcaaaaaagcTGCCACTTAGCAGCTGAAAATAACAGAAACCTGCACTCAGTACTTTGCCAAGAGCTCCCCAGGCAATCTGAAGTTCTCTCTGTCTCAGCTGACATTATTCATCAGTCGTGGTAGAATCTTTCACTCAGGGCCTCCACCTTCAAAGCTGCACATCACTATCTGACTTGGGCTTTCTCCCTAATTATTCTTCTCTCAGAACCTGTAGAAGGCATACCATGAagtcaccattttttttttctgtcagagtAGTGTTTtccatataaataattttttgtgaaCATCCCAGAAGTCATTTAATACTAAATACAACAGCTGGCACTGATGACATTGATATTCATTCTTAAATTAACACCACCCCTCTCTACATCAAGCTTTAATCAGGCCATGCCAGGTCTTGCATTTAAACACCAAAACAAGTAATGACTTCAGCCTAAAAGAGGTAAACCACAGACAACTCTCTCCTGTACAAAGAGCTATCACTCAGGAAGAGGAGACAGAAGGAAGCCAAGGAGCAGCCCAAGTcctgttttgcattttctagTTTGCTCCAGTGCACCTGACATAGGACAACCACAAAGCCTCTTGTCTCTggaatgtgggaaaaaaaaaaaaaagggtgaagGTGGGGTAAGGGGAAAAGTCTGCTGGAAGAGCAcccagggaggagccaagcaaCTCTACCACACACTCGGTCTGACAACTCTGCACTATTTTCACCTGGCTGTCTCAGGGCTCCTGGAGCACCTGCAAGCCCCTCAGGAGAACATTTCCCACAAACAGCCATCCCAAATCAGCAATGGGATCCAGGGATGTACCAGGATACTCAAAGGAAGATGTTGAGTTGCTTTCTCTTCTGGCATTTAAATCCTTCATACACAGCTATAAAGAGGTGAAATGATTTGAGAtccaggcagaggcaggaatATACTCATGTCCTGCTTTGTTCCAGAGGATCCCCTCCTGTCTCCACCATATCTTTTAACACTGACCATTCCACCAAAGAAAAGAGTCCAGAAGAAATGTAGGATAGGGCTAAAGGTGAGAGATACAAGGAGTGGCCATTCTTTACCAAAGGCCTACAAAGGACTGGAATTTTCTACCAGAGTGCCACAGAAGCAGGGGAACCTGACCACACtcacaggagagcagagcatgcctgtgggaactgacagtggtcagaacaTGGATTCTCAGGCTCCTGGAAGAAGcttgaagcctgtgggaaagccaaggacagaactctctcagtctggcctAGGAAACCATAAGGAAgaacccaaaacaaccttgtagatctcctcctcctgacacctggtgtttttccagcttGTTTACTGGTAGAGATGTTTCCAAAAATGGTGCCCTAAAGGACCAATCCTATTCACTGTACccaaacactgtataaaaagaatCTGTCTGTCAATAAACTTTGCTCTAAGCCCTCTGGAGAAATCAGAGCTCTAGGTGTTTTTACAAAAGCAGTCCTGAATTGTAACAATACATGCCCACCTTGTTGGCTGAAGCCCGGTTCTTCCAGAGCACAATCTCTGAGTCAGAGAGCCCCAGCTCCCGGAGAGAGGAGGTTTCTTTGTCACTCTCCTGCAGGGCCTGGAACTGTGACAGGGTCAAAGCCCCCGCAGCCTCCTCCCCAAAAGGTTTGTAAAAAGCTGCAGGGGCAAAGCATCTCCGCTTGGACTTGCACCTGTGAGCCAAAGCAACATAAACAGCTCAACACTGAGAAGCTGAGGTGTGGGTTTGACTCCACACTCTGAGGAAAAGTGGCAACAATAATTAGCAATTATTGTGgctacaataaaaaaaaaaagtggctacAATAATTAGCCTCTCGAAGatgttttgtaaatcaaaagctttaataaagaaaaaaataacaaaataacaaaacattacataaaacaaataataagcCACCCACAGGCGCCTGAGAAAACCTCAGACACCCTGCTACAACATCTCGAAAAGCCCTTACTTTTTTTGGTGCTCTTTcttaaatactgaatgttttaggaggaATTACTTGGCTTGCAGCCAATGAAACCAACAAGGGATTTTGAGTTACATTCTCAAGAGCTCAATCCATGCCCCTGTGTTGGCATTGAGCCAATCCTTGTCAGGAGGCTATGGAAGAAGAATCGAGGtgaacttcctaaaatgtcagaagtaaactgaaactctttccctattggaaacacctgctggggaTGTGGAGTGCATTACTACACTGGGGGACAGGAAGGGGCTGGTCTCTCTCAAACCACACACCTGGGGTTGTGAAAAACGGGCTTCACTTTTCcggtaaaatttaaaaagtttaataaaaagacaattaggagacagaaataaaacaaagggTTATGGCAGGGTGTTTGGCATTCAGCCAAAAGCACCCCTACCATCTCAAAAACACTCTTTAAATCCCTTTCTATTACATTAGTTTGTTGCATATTCATACACCATTATGCATTATTCAAACCTTGAGTTTACATGttcttttgcttggttttaacCTTTGACTTGTCTTAGattaaaatcaatatattttatttctcctcgTGGTTCCATCTTGTTCTTAAACTCCCTGATAacagaagaataatttcttcctttgggGTTCTGGTTTCTGTCACTGTTATAGGATAATCCACAAATGGGAAAAATCACCTAATTGCTTTCACTATTCCCTGAGTTAGTTACatgaataaaagcatttttaacatCACATAATCTCCATTTTAATATTATCCAATGGCCTAAGATATATTTACCACACTACTATTTCTAAGTTTAGTTAACAGCAGAAACGAAAACTATATTTATGCAGCAGTTATCTGAATATCTCAGGTATTATACATAcagtattcattttaatatttgagaaaagccaataatataatatataatataatgtaatgtaatgtaatgcAATATAAATTTATAACAGGTGGATCAGGACTTACTGCTCGATGGAGACAGTGGTGTCAAGCTGGTTGTGAAGGAGGCTCTTCAgctgcctctctccctctgtctccAAGtcttccaggagcagctcatcGCTGGACAGGCTGCTGTTCACCCTGGGGCACACAACCACAGCACAGGCATGGTCAGTAAGGCAGTAAGGGTAAACACTGCTCCAAACACATCCTTGCTACAGCTCCTCCACCTCCTGGGCTGCTTTTAGGGGATTTAAAAGACAAGGAACCTAAATTGTGTCAGCAAAGCTCCCTTTAACATTACTAGAAAAGTAAACAGATTTGGGATTATTTTGAGAATATTAAAGTACCCCAAGGGTGTTTTTGTGTTGGAGGGAGAGATAGGGGGGTGTTTCTTTACTTTAAAATCATATGCTATCATTTTTATTGACCAAAATCATCTTGCATCAGCACCTACACAGACAGTCTAGGTCTGTGAGTTTCAAACGAGCCGGAGGAGAACAAAGCACATGGGAACCAAGACAAATTGTGAATTGTGAAGAGAAATTGTGAATTACAACAGCCTTTACAATTACAATTCCCTTTCCGGGGTCACCTGCACCCCAAAcccggccccagccccagccccagcgcGGGGCCGTGCCGCGCTCCCTCACCGCCCGCACCGGGCCCGGCGGCCCGCAAAGGGGCCGGGGGTGGCACCGGGCCCGGGCCGTGAGCGGCCGAGCCCCTGAGGGCAGTGTGGGGAGCCCGGGGACCCGCGGATCCCCCGCTCACCGCCTCATGGCCCCGCTCTCCGGCCCTCCGCACTCCAAACCCCGGCAGCGCCCGCGCGGCGCCGGGAACCGCCCCGGAAGGAGCGGCCGGGAACGGGTCCGGGGCGGTACCAGGGCCGGGCGGTGTCGGTTCCGGGGCCGGGCGGTTCCGGGGCCGGGTGGTTCCGGGGCGGTGTCGGTACCGGGGCCGGGCGGTTCCGGGGCGGTGTCGGTACCGGGGCCGGGTGGTTCCGGGGCGGTGTCGGTACCGGGGCCGGGTGGTTCCGGGGCGGTGTCGGTTCCGGGGCGGTGTCGGTTCCGGGGCGGTGTCGGTACCGGGGCGGTGTCGGTACCGGGGCCGTGTCGGTAGCGGGGCCACCAGCAGCGCCCGGAGCCCAGCCTCAACAGGGTCCGAGCCTGAGGGCTGCCGTGCATCATCCACTCAAAGGCACTCGGTCCCCTCTACAGCTaaagacaggagagaaaatttaatgCACGATTCACGGGTTGAAATAAGGAGCGGAAGAGATCGCTCGTCAAATGCCGGGCACAGGCAACGCAAGCTCAGCTTAATTCATATTTTGAGTGTGATATTaactgaggcagagcaggataATGGGAGGTAAAATGAACCCTCAGAAACATCTCTCCACCAGTCTCTCCTCCCCAGGTCTACCCTCACGGCACTGGGGGTTACGGGCACTAGGGCCCGtggtttttcctgctgcaggagacagaAATTCACGGAGAACTCTGCTGCCTGATGTTGCATCTCATAAGCAAATCCCctcaaactgctgcagtgtgggtcaCTGCAGAGGAATTCTAGCCCCAGCACCTGGAACAtctcttccccctccctccttcaCTGCTGACCTTGTTCCTCGCACATGTTCTCACCCTGCATTTCTCTAGCCACAATTACGACTGTGccactttattttgtttcttcttaaatgtttcacagaggcattaccatAGTTTCAAACtagcccagccttggccagtgaCTCAGCTGTCTTTTGGAGCCACAAGggactggctctgctggacatggtggaagcttcaggcagcttctcacagaagccacccctgcaACCACCTCCACTACCAAAACCAGGCTGTGCAAAACCACACAGACCTCCAAGGCAGCAGTTGTTATCTCACCAGTCTTCAGGCACAGCTAAAGGACAGAGAACACACAATTCCTGCACAAACTTCATCCAGTTTCTGATGGGAGCAGGTGAAATTCAATCCACCACCACAAACACTGGATTTGAACAAACAGCACATTTTAttgtaagaaaagaaagaaaaaaacaggtcATGATTTCAGTCCTCAGCTCCCAAACACCTCTGTTTTCTGTGgagctgtttctgtgctttatGTTCACCCTTTGAAGTTGGGAGTGTTTCAATCAAAGGTGATCCGAAAGCTGCGCTCCTGCTCCTTGCGGCGACTCTCACAAACTTTTGTCACCTCTTCCAcctttctctgcagcacagctgtggcaGAAACAAGGGATTAATGTCACAGTCACCCCAGAACACAACCCTGCACACTTCtgtctgcagaaataaaaatattttcttgttgaGAGTCACTCAGATTTGACAGTCaacaaagcaggaggaaaacttAACCCAAAGCATTGCTAGTAAAACAACTCCTTCATTATTGAAcggcagaggaaaaaataggTCTCCTTTCTAGGaaaatttaaaggaaacagACAGCTATTTTCACACACATTCTGTGAACAATTCAGGTGTGTCACAGGAGCTGTACCAGATTTCCTGCAAAAGGCACGTTTGGAATGTGGAGCTTAGTGTAAGCATTCTTAAAGAAAACACCTAATTAGACCCTGACCTAACCCAATAATTCTATGTgagcacagagaacagcaggCCAGCTCACAGACAAGAGGTTACACCAGGTGTGAGAGTTTGGCTGTAGCCAGGCAGTGCACTCTGGGGCTGCTGAGAGGAGAGCTGCTTTATTCTGCCGTGCCCCCGTGTGGCTGCTTCCAGTTAAAATCCAAACggcacagaattccagaatcccTCACCAGGAGGCACTCCCAGGGAGAaaagttgctttttcttcctgtcttgtTTTAGTGTGACTCCACTGTCTCCTGAGTGCATCTCATGCTCTGCATTGGATCTCAAGCTACTGAGGGTGTGAAATTCCCACATTATTCCTCCAGTTACTCCACCTGCAGATCAATGCAGGCTGCTCCATCTTACCTGGATGTGGCTTCCTGTTCTCAGAGTGAGAGGGATGATAACACTCACCACACACACTTCCCCTCACCAACTTCCCCGCACCACAGGCAAACCCAATGCTCTTTTAGTTGAGCTATTTAACATTAGTTTGACAGAATGAATAATAAGGTTTTCAAGTTCTCTGCTTTGCACTGATGCATCTCAAGGAGGGCTTTTTGCATAAAACATACCAATTGCCTGCAGGAATTCAGGGATGAACAAACACTCACAGACATGCTCCTGCTTTCCATTCACATTCCCAAAAGGCTGCAGGACAAAGCTCACCTGAGTTCTGGTCAATCCACTGCAGGGAATCCATGTGTGCATTCAAAATTTTACAGATCTGCTGAagctgagcacagagagaagGTGCAAGTCAGTTGTGAGACTGCATAAACACCAAGAGGAGTCAGAGGCAAGTTTCTCCTTGCAGAGCTTCCCTAAAGCAGCAGTCACTTTGGCAGAGAAGTGTGTACAGCAATACTGCTACTTTCCTTCTCCTTACCAGCAAGAAAACTGCACAGTTTAGATGGTAGGTCTGTGGCTTTggcttattttaatttagacTTAGGAAGCAGCAGAACATTCATCACCTTAGGGCTGAGGTGGCAAAATTAATAATGAATGTGGAAAAACTCAGTCGGTAATACTGAAGGGAAATTTTTACTGGAAGAAAAAGCTTCTCAGTAGAGCCATAAGGAGCATCAAAATCAATTTAATAAATATCAGAAAGAGCTGGTTATTCAGATCATGTTTTATGAGGATAtaaaaacagcacaaagaaaaagcatgagCAGAGTATCCACATGGGAACAAATGTAGTGTTAGAAGTACTTAAATATCCTTTGCCTCTTCAGCAATATAAAAATTAGAAGCTTGCATTTACCGGGTCACTTGTGTCTGCTGGGCCTCCTGATGTATTCAAGTGATCAATGATATCCTTCAGATCTTGTGCCATGCGCTTCAGCTGAGCATCAATGTTTTCAGCCAGTTTGTAGCTGCAGAGCACATGGGAACCAAGATCAGAATGTCTGAGGAGAACTTTGAAGACCTGCTCACAACCATGGGAAAGCAGAATGAGCTTCCAAATATGCAGCCAAGGCGGGTAGAGACCTGGGAAGAGCACCCAGAGAGGCTCCATCACCCCCAAGAAGTGACTCCCAACCCATGTCTCCCTTGACCTACAGGCAAGCAAGAGAGTGAAGGACATCCACAAAGACTTTGTGGGAACTGAAGGCTGGATTCAAGATTCCTTATCTCTTGAACCAGACAAACATTGCCTTTAATTACCCTATGATGCATCACTAAAGGCTTATGAGGATGCTCGTGCCACACATAGTTCACTCTGCTCTCATCACTTCTATCAGTAAAGAATCCTTAATCTTTCAAGATGATGCCAAAATTAGTAACAACTTCCAGGAGAGCTGACTGCACCAACATCTAAAGAGCTTTTCATGCCAATTCAGGGGCTTCCACTCACTGTTCTAGTTTCTAATGAGCAAAATCTAAGTTGGCATGCATAAAACAGGGTTAAATATCTGACAGCAGCCACTCATTGTCCAATCCTGTGACACATCCCAGCTCTATCTCCTGCTGACTGCAGTGaccacagcacagggctcatccccatccccagcaggtTTGGGCCTCACGTCCTCTCCCGCTCCTCATCCGCGTGCTGCAGGTAGATGGTCCCACTCTGCTCCTTCACTGACTCCTCCAGAGGGGTCAGCAagtcctccagctccttctgctggGACAGAATGAAGTCCAGTTCCTGATCCAGTCTGCAAAGACAAAATGCCATCTGCTTGCCTGACACATTGCAGAGCTCTCACACCAGCAGGCAGCACaatgcagagaagaaataaaaccatttcagGTGCTCATAGTCTCCTACCTCTTCTGATCAACCTTCACCTTCTCTACTTCTCTGTGTAATGAAGTAATCTGGAAACAGAAGACACTTCATTACACCATGAAAAACCAATAAGTCAGGTCCCCAAAGAAGAGaggtgggagggagagaaaaagcagcaccATGCAAGTTCTCCTTGAAACAAGAGATGGCCACATGAAGACTGACAGACCaaagagggaagaagggaggtTCAGCTTGGAATGATCCCCCCTAAGAGAACTTGGTATCACAGAGCAAAGTCACAGAACACATTTCCAACCCCAAGGCCTAAAGGCCTGAACacagaaagattttgaaaagcaaTGGCGTGCTGCCTTTTTAACACAGAGGCCTTTAAGGAcctgagaagcagaaggaggTTCCACTGGAGGTCACCTCACCTTCTCCCCATTCTCGATCAGCATCCGGTCCCAGGCATTGACTTGTGTGGCCTGATGGAGAAAGTGCTTCTCTTGGTCTTCCAGTTCCAGACTCCACTTGTTTATCAAACTCTCCAGCTGGGCATAAGTCATCACTGGGGGGGCACTGAGAGGGAGGCAGGGGAGCACAGGACACAAAGGTCAGGATGGAGAAACTCCACAACACTCACTCATTTCCCCTGCCTCCTCCAGATGCCAGCATGAAcactgcagctgcccctgccccaggcaggaaAGGCTCAGTGGTCACACAACACCCACCTGGCTGTGCTGGTTGTGGTGATGGCAGCTGTGGAGGTCACAGCTCCAGTGGCACCCGTCGTAGTCAAGGGCTTCAGATTCAAAGGAAAGCCAGAAGCAGAAGTTGTCCCTGCAGGAAGAGATTCAAGTCCAgcaacacaaaacacacacacctgGTACCTCAcaaacagagagcagctccaggctgcacTGCCCATGGCTGCAGGAGCTACAGCAGATCCCTCtgaagggagcagcagcaaatcccACCTCTGTCAAGGAGGGAATGAAAACATCCCTAACCCACAGCCTTGGCAATATCCTCAGGGTTTACTGGTAGAAGCAGGAACtaccagcacacacagctcctcccCTGCACCTTTGCACTGGATGAGAGAACTGGGTTTTCACAAAGAGACGGAAAAGGATCAGAGAAAGACACACTGTGTTGTGTTCAGTTTCTTGAGGGTTTTACAAATcagaactgctgagctgctACTCTGACATGGCCCTTTACACCTCTAGAGAGCACTGATCAGTGGAGGTGTAAATTCAGTCTCCCTTCCCTTCAGTGACTTCCAGCAACACGCTCTTACCCGTGGCAGTGCTTGTTGTGGCAGCTGTTGTTCCAGGAACTTTTAATCCAAAGCTAAGTGTGCCCAGACTGGCTGTCCCAGTGGAAGCAGTGGAAGTGGCACCAACTAGAAAGAGAAGACACCATTAACAGGCTGCAACAGCCATGAAATGCTGGGCCCCTTGGAaaagctgtgcccagcctgctgcctgtcccactgcagcagcagcagctccagcaggcacaggcagcagcagccctgctgctcctttacTGCCCCAGGGACAAAGCTGCCTGCAGAGACTCACGTGAGAGgcccgtgctgctgctggaggaggctggggctgaAGAAGTTGCCACAGATGCAAACAAGGAGGGCCCCGTGGAGCCCAgcactgaggtgctgctggtgctggaggcCGTGGTGGCAGCTGTGGATGTCACTGCAGAGACAAACAGCTCCGTGGGGACAAGCACAACACACTCAGCTCCCACCCACTGCACCACAACCCTGCTGGGAGGGTGACACACACTGCCCAGCCACACCTGGCTCTTGTGGATGAAGCATTGTAACCTCCTTTGCCTCTTATTCTCCCTGCACTCCCTGCCTTTCACACTGTGCCCTTTATGATTGTGCCTCCCTTCCACTGTGCTCCCCAAACAAGCACAGAACAGAATCTGCCACGTGGGACACAACAAGAAGCACAGGACACACTCTCCAGTGGCTCTAGGAGCTGTCACAGGTCACCACTGCCAGGACAAACTCACAGCAATAAACACGTCTGgccccttcccacagcccagtACAGGACATTTGTCCACT contains:
- the LOC136370506 gene encoding nuclear pore glycoprotein p62-like — translated: MNQFSFGAAAPGGAFSLGAPRAATAAATTATAGFSFSAPAATSSGFSFGSAAPAASGAQPAGLFSFSKPATAAQPSGFTFGSAGAAPAAAAFPLGANTPKVNFGASTATPASGMTGGFSFGTPAATSTPSSQAAAPSGFAFGSAGSSSSSTAPSGTTGGFTFSSGSTTQAGAAGFSLGPAAPQATSAGLSFGTAPAAAATTSTATLGTATPSAAPFSLGGQPTGLTFGAAPSTAASSTTTATLTTSTSQTPTLSFGAKLGVTSTAATTASSTSSTSVLGSTGPSLFASVATSSAPASSSSSTGLSLGATSTASTGTASLGTLSFGLKVPGTTAATTSTATGTTSASGFPLNLKPLTTTGATGAVTSTAAITTTSTASAPPVMTYAQLESLINKWSLELEDQEKHFLHQATQVNAWDRMLIENGEKITSLHREVEKVKVDQKRLDQELDFILSQQKELEDLLTPLEESVKEQSGTIYLQHADEERERTYKLAENIDAQLKRMAQDLKDIIDHLNTSGGPADTSDPLQQICKILNAHMDSLQWIDQNSAVLQRKVEEVTKVCESRRKEQERSFRITFD